The following are encoded in a window of Arvicanthis niloticus isolate mArvNil1 chromosome 1, mArvNil1.pat.X, whole genome shotgun sequence genomic DNA:
- the R3hcc1l gene encoding coiled-coil domain-containing protein R3HCC1L: MQQEAERCRVRTKRPDMALYVPKARRGTALLKSGDQKESHGPPAFVPEEQKEVCVPQKISASKPKSQRLSAGHSDKKDIDCREGNRSSLKLRKDRCLQKRNKEKACSKRGTEESIEALSQEHQHRAPDSRIVSSIHLRRLSKPKEMECLEVHTAKATGHWGSSPSQSSSEVSAAQVPNRPFQNVELCDFSGETFVNRDLESSVVSEANIMELVSQFSQVVSTVLKPDGMAMPVTLSSDSETAPDSMETSGGVSKHNPGNIFAVSLPGGPDDDVDSTFLDFEAESEGTVNSTESVLGQKGVDSIPETMDNVSLKMAIVSKLESTNGIIDAAVTRECESDSSADELCVNSEPSDTVVLVHEIDTDNGFRNVCDSTSKACMVDIAGTVCDPVTVGCPCTVAVGQSGDSGNTRNSSDYIEMSADVALLDTAKSKNDSENLRSLSASLDIYAESIASGFTESTGKLIESVSDCVSSLPIKKTADSNFTTCLDSELSMSNASGVLLESALGGDLDTMEEMTEALHDLRTAEEFKTKEEDDSESIVYDVSFSDSSVETSVDLKTTDTSHIQGSIAVEESWESMFNDDGDCVDPRLLQELSGNMKNRKSIQEPKFDYYSHELPDIDLNECEFPHVIEIYDFPQEFRTEDLLRIFCSYQKKGFDIKWVDDTHALGVFSSPITARDALGIKHTMVKIRPLSQATRAAKAKARACAEFLQPAKERPETSAALARRLVISALGVRSKQSKTEREAELRKLQEARERKRLEAKQREDIWEGRDQSVV; the protein is encoded by the exons ATgcagcaagaagcagagagatgtaGAGTTCGAACCAAAAGGCCTGACATGGCACTTTATGTACCTAAGGCTCGAAGGGGAACAGCTCTCCTCAAGTCAGGTGACCAGAAGGAAAGCCATGGGCCTCCTGCCTTTGTGccagaagaacaaaaagaagtttgTGTGCCCCAGAAGATCTCTGCAAGTAAACCCAAGTCCCAAAGACTAAGTGCGGGTCATTCTGATAAAAAGGATATTGACTGTAGGGAAGGAAACAGATCTTCATTAAAATTAAGGAAAGACAGGTGCTTacaaaaaaggaataaagaaaaggcTTGTTCTAAGAGAGGAACTGAAGAATCCATAGAAGCCTTGTCCCAAGAACATCAACACAGAGCTCCCGACTCTAGGATTGTATCTAGTATCCATTTACGAAGACTTTCTAAACCAAAGGAGATGGAGTGTTTGGAAGTTCACACTGCAAAAGCAACAGGACACTGGGGGTCATCTCCATCGCAGTCTTCTTCAGAAGTCAGTGCTGCTCAGGTTCCAAACAGACCATTCCAGAATGTGGAACTCTGTGACTTCAGTGGGGAAACTTTTGTAAATAGAGATTTGGAAAGCAGCGTTGTAAGTGAGGCCAACATTATGGAGCTAGTCTCCCAATTTTCTCAAGTTGTTAGCACTGTGCTGAAGCCAGACGGTATGGCTATGCCAGTAACACTAAGTTCTGATTCTGAAACTGCACCAGACAGTATGGAAACATCAGGTGGAGTGTCAAAGCACAATCCTGGGAACATCTTTGCAGTTTCTCTTCCTGGAGGTCCAGATGATGATGTTGATTCAACTTTTCTAGACTTTGAAGCTGAGAGTGAGGGTACAGTCAACAGTACAGAGTCTGTTTTGGGTCAAAAAGGTGTAGATTCCATTCCTGAGACTATGGATAACGTTTCTCTTAAAATGGCTATAGTCAGCAAATTAGAGAGCACAAATGGCATTATTGATGCAGCAGTGACTAGAGAATGTGAGAGTGACAGCTCTGCTGATGAGTTATGTGTAAATTCTGAACCTTCTGATACAGTGGTCCTTGTTCATGAAATAGACACAGATAATGGATTTAGGAATGTATGTGACAGTACCAGCAAGGCATGTATGGTGGACATTGCAGGTACAGTTTGTGACCCTGTAACTGTAGGCTGCCCTTGTACAGTTGCAGTTGGACAATCTGGTGATAGTGGCAACACGAGAAATTCCTCAGATTATATAGAAATGAGTGCAGATGTAGCCCTGCTTGATACAGCGAAGAGTAAGAACGACTCTGAAAACCTTAGGAGCCTGAGTGCTAGCTTGGATATTTATGCTGAGAGTATTGCATCTGGTTTTACAGAGTCAACAGGAAAGTTGATAGAAAGTGTGTCAgattgtgtttcctctttaccCATAAAGAAGACTGCTGATAGTAATTTTACCACTTGTCTGGACTCTGAACTGAGTATGTCAAATGCATCAGGTGTACTTTTGGAGAGTGCCTTGGGTGGTGATCTGGATACTATGGAGGAGATGACAGAGGCCTTACATGACCTAAGAACTGCtgaagaatttaaaacaaaagaggaagatGACTCAGAGAGCATAGTGTATGATGTATCATTTTCTGATTCATCTGTGGAAACATCTGTAGATCTAAAAACAACAGACACTTCTCACATACAAGGAAGTATTGCTGTGGAGGAAAGCTGGGAATCTATGTttaatgatgatggtgattgtGTAGATCCACGTCTTCTACAAGAG TTGTCCGGGAATATGAAGAACAGAAAAAGCATCCAGGAGCCTAAATTTGATTATTACAGCCATGAACTTCCTGATATTGACCTCAATGAATGTGAATTCCCACATGTCATTGAAATTTATGATTTTCCTCAAGAATTTCGTACAGAAGACCTTTTGCGGATTTTCTGCAGTTACCA AAAGAAAGGATTTGATATTAAATGGGTAGATGATACACATGCCTTAGGAGTTTTCTCCAGTCCAATCACAG CTCGAGATGCCCTGGGTATTAAACATACCATGGTGAAGATCCGGCCCTTGTCACAGGCCACAAGAGCAGCCAAGGCCAAAGCTAGAGCTTGTGCTG agttTCTCCAGCCAGCAAAGGAACGACCTGAGACTTCTGCAGCCTTAGCCAGAAGGCTAGTCATCAGTGCCCTTGGGGTTCGAAGCAAACAGAGCAAAACTGAAAGGGAAGCGGAGCTCAGGAAACTGCAGGAAGCCCGAG AGAGAAAACGGTTGGAAGCCAAGCAACGGGAAGAcatctgggaaggcagagaccaaTCTGTGGTTTGA